The following are from one region of the Vitis riparia cultivar Riparia Gloire de Montpellier isolate 1030 chromosome 9, EGFV_Vit.rip_1.0, whole genome shotgun sequence genome:
- the LOC117921441 gene encoding protein BIG GRAIN 1-like A — MQRWDKSLREDRYRNGRENPSFSSTLLDAIYRSIDEGGEGEEELVLYRETMRKKHSNCTVNKEEDEEMASLRRAIMIEKWMEKKVSEKVVVRRKSMADFERRSRNDRDSFFLNSTSSSSDSSSGGGFSSSEAESVRSSGFQRPKPIRTSTSVPPENHHHLMFDNYHDRNYIASQKPKHEGGFVKTKSRALKIYGDLKKVKQPISPGGRLASFLNSLFTTGTAKKAKISSSEDSTPERKSKSGHTSTCSSASSFSRSCLSKTPSSRGKLSNGTKRSVRFYPVSVIVDEDCRPCGHKCLYEDGKPIRTVTNFINEDIKLNIDHNRRVEEAARDLLKNYQKKNESYLREAANHEDSDDDAASCASSDLFELDNLSAIGIDRYREELPVYETTRMDTNRAIASGLIL; from the coding sequence ATGCAGAGGTGGGATAAATCGCTCCGTGAGGATCGGTACCGGAACGGTAGAGAAAATCCGTCCTTCTCGTCGACTCTGCTCGACGCGATTTACAGGTCGATCGACGAGGGTGGTGAAGGGGAGGAAGAGCTGGTTCTGTACAGAGAAACTATGAGGAAGAAGCACAGTAATTGCACTGTGAATAAGGAGGAGGACGAAGAGATGGCGAGTCTTAGGAGAGCCATCATGATCGAAAAATGGATGGAGAAGAAGGTGAGCGAGAAGGTGGTGGTTCGGCGAAAGTCCATGGCGGATTTCGAGAGAAGGTCGCGGAACGATCGCGATTCTTTTTTCCTGAATTCGACTTCGAGCTCCTCCGACTCCAGCTCGGGAGGAGGATTCTCGTCGTCGGAGGCGGAATCTGTAAGGTCGTCTGGTTTTCAGAGACCGAAGCCGATACGAACCAGCACGTCGGTTCCACCGGAGAATCACCACCACCTTATGTTTGACAATTATCACGACAGAAATTACATTGCGTCACAGAAGCCAAAGCACGAAGGCGGTTTCGTGAAGACGAAGTCTCGAGCGCTGAAGATCTACGGCGATCTCAAGAAGGTGAAGCAACCAATCTCTCCCGGCGGCCGCCTCGCGAGCTTCCTCAACTCTCTCTTCACAACCGGAACCGCCAAGAAAGCGAAGATATCCTCGTCGGAAGACTCTACACCAGAACGCAAATCAAAGTCCGGCCACACGTCCACATGCTCATCAGCCTCCTCCTTCTCCCGCTCCTGCCTGAGCAAAACGCCGTCATCCAGAGGCAAACTCAGCAACGGCACGAAGCGATCAGTGAGATTCTACCCCGTCAGCGTCATAGTCGACGAAGACTGCCGTCCCTGCGGCCACAAATGCTTGTACGAAGACGGCAAACCGATACGAACTGTAACAAACTTCATCAACGAAGACATCAAGCTCAACATCGACCACAACCGCCGAGTGGAAGAAGCCGCAAGAGATCTGCTGAAAAATTACCAAAAGAAAAACGAATCGTACCTGAGAGAAGCCGCCAACCATGAAGATTCCGACGACGATGCAGCGAGCTGCGCCAGCTCAGATCTCTTCGAGCTCGATAACCTCTCAGCCATCGGAATCGATAGGTACCGCGAAGAGCTTCCAGTGTATGAAACTACTCGCATGGATACGAATCGAGCCATTGCCAGCGGCTTGATTCTCTAA